A stretch of the Chlorobiota bacterium genome encodes the following:
- the paaA gene encoding 1,2-phenylacetyl-CoA epoxidase subunit A: protein MENLLVLEENFQKKIDSEIKIEPKDWMPEAYRKTLIRQIAQHAHSEVVGMLPESNWITRAPTLRRKAVLLAKVQDEGGHGLYLYSAAETLGIDRETLLNELHIGKAKYSSIFNYPTLNWADIGSIGWLVDGAAIMNQVMLCRTSYGPYARAMVKICKEESFHQRQGYEILLTLCNSSIEQKEMAQDSLNRWWWPSLMMFGPSDKDSTHSAQSLKWKIKRLSNDELRQRFVDVTVSQAEILGLKIPDPELKWNESRGHFNFGEINWNEFNNIIKGNGPCNKQRLEARVSAHNKGEWVREAAAVYAEKKIKRFNETLNVA, encoded by the coding sequence ATGGAAAATTTATTAGTACTAGAGGAAAATTTTCAGAAGAAAATTGATTCTGAAATTAAAATAGAGCCCAAGGATTGGATGCCAGAAGCTTATAGGAAAACACTAATTCGTCAAATTGCTCAACATGCCCATTCTGAAGTAGTAGGTATGCTACCTGAAAGTAATTGGATAACTCGTGCTCCAACTCTTAGAAGAAAAGCCGTACTTTTAGCCAAAGTGCAAGATGAAGGTGGTCATGGTTTGTATCTATATAGTGCTGCTGAAACATTGGGAATTGACAGAGAAACATTGTTAAATGAACTTCATATTGGTAAAGCTAAGTATTCAAGTATTTTTAATTATCCAACTTTAAATTGGGCAGATATTGGATCTATTGGTTGGTTGGTAGATGGAGCTGCAATAATGAACCAAGTTATGCTTTGTAGAACATCTTATGGACCATACGCAAGAGCAATGGTAAAAATCTGTAAGGAAGAAAGCTTTCATCAAAGGCAGGGTTACGAAATTTTATTAACTCTTTGTAATAGCTCAATTGAACAAAAAGAAATGGCTCAAGATTCTCTTAATAGATGGTGGTGGCCTAGTTTGATGATGTTTGGTCCTAGTGATAAAGATTCAACTCACTCTGCTCAATCTCTTAAATGGAAAATCAAAAGATTGTCAAATGATGAATTAAGACAAAGATTTGTTGATGTTACAGTTTCTCAAGCCGAAATACTTGGTTTAAAAATTCCTGATCCAGAACTTAAATGGAATGAATCTAGAGGACACTTTAATTTTGGTGAGATTAATTGGAATGAATTTAACAATATTATTAAAGGAAATGGACCATGTAATAAACAAAGGTTAGAAGCAAGGGTTTCTGCTCATAACAAAGGTGAATGGGTAAGAGAGGCAGCAGCTGTTTATGCTGAAAAGAAAATTAAAAGATTCAATGAAACTTTAAATGTTGCTTAA
- a CDS encoding OmpA family protein: MKLFFTILTLLLISFSGIKLSAQISSRNYFGLEAGFNYSVLNADSGFIFPYSIPSQDFNSALGFNKLGGGYGFVGGFTLDYAINKSFGLIIKALYQRRSTSNTEQFLTKVEDFSTGTSDIATVENQYTASSDYINGDLLLKISLSPDAWYGYGGVNLASILSNKFSGKSTIKSSESGTVQFKSPTQGFLGTEMIIPEQEALNFYNNIHTSIKLGVGNYISIGESGTVITPELSVNVPITELLSTNSITILNKNLGLPPANLTSAAFTVGIKFPFGDNKNKPEDKINNDPVGKNSNGYSNTNDNNNLKGNVKDAKTGKPIPSEMSIVDLNTGEVIENSSTDQNGKYNANVTKKGKYSITATSNGYLFNSSLFEVDDNGKIIRKGNGDILLMSADERGKTTLLVFFDTDKSTLQRSSYPELNRAAQFLKSNPNLNIEIAGHTDNKGSMDYNKDLSKRRAQTVSNYLINKGVNASQLVQTGYGFDYPVNTNETEEGRADNRRVEFVVKK, translated from the coding sequence ATGAAATTATTTTTTACTATTCTTACACTATTATTGATTTCATTTTCAGGAATTAAATTATCTGCTCAGATTTCTTCGAGAAATTATTTTGGACTTGAAGCTGGATTTAATTACTCTGTTTTGAATGCAGATAGCGGTTTTATTTTTCCTTATTCAATTCCTTCTCAAGATTTTAATTCTGCTTTGGGTTTTAATAAATTAGGAGGAGGGTATGGGTTTGTTGGAGGGTTTACTTTAGATTACGCAATAAATAAATCATTTGGTTTGATTATCAAAGCATTGTATCAAAGAAGATCAACTTCTAATACTGAACAGTTTCTAACAAAAGTAGAAGATTTTTCAACTGGAACATCTGATATAGCAACAGTTGAAAATCAATACACTGCTTCATCTGATTATATAAATGGAGACTTATTACTTAAGATTTCTTTATCACCTGACGCTTGGTATGGTTATGGAGGTGTAAACTTAGCTTCAATTTTATCAAATAAATTTAGTGGAAAATCTACAATAAAAAGTTCAGAATCTGGTACAGTACAATTTAAAAGCCCTACACAGGGTTTTCTTGGTACAGAAATGATCATTCCAGAGCAGGAGGCTTTAAATTTTTATAACAATATTCATACTAGTATAAAATTAGGTGTAGGTAATTATATTTCAATTGGAGAAAGTGGAACAGTTATTACCCCTGAGTTAAGCGTGAATGTACCAATTACAGAATTACTATCAACAAATTCAATTACAATCCTTAATAAAAATCTAGGTTTACCTCCAGCTAATCTAACATCAGCTGCTTTTACTGTAGGTATCAAATTTCCTTTTGGTGATAATAAAAATAAACCTGAAGATAAAATTAATAATGACCCTGTTGGGAAAAATTCTAATGGATATTCTAATACTAATGATAATAACAATTTAAAAGGAAATGTTAAGGATGCAAAAACTGGTAAACCTATTCCATCTGAAATGTCAATTGTAGATTTAAATACAGGTGAGGTTATAGAAAATTCATCAACTGATCAAAATGGAAAATACAATGCAAATGTTACCAAAAAAGGGAAGTACTCTATTACTGCAACATCAAATGGGTATCTTTTTAATTCTAGTTTGTTTGAAGTTGATGATAATGGTAAAATAATTCGTAAAGGTAATGGTGATATTTTATTGATGTCTGCTGATGAAAGAGGAAAAACAACTCTATTAGTTTTCTTTGATACAGATAAATCAACACTACAAAGATCTTCTTACCCTGAACTTAATCGTGCAGCTCAATTTTTGAAAAGCAATCCGAATTTAAATATAGAAATTGCTGGGCATACTGACAACAAAGGAAGTATGGATTACAACAAGGATCTTTCAAAAAGAAGAGCTCAAACAGTATCAAATTACCTTATTAATAAAGGTGTAAATGCTTCTCAACTTGTGCAAACTGGCTATGGATTTGATTACCCAGTTAATACAAACGAAACCGAAGAAGGTAGAGCTGATAATAGGAGAGTTGAATTTGTTGTTAAAAAATAA
- a CDS encoding DNA polymerase III subunit delta' — MSWENVIGQNKSKAIIRFALLSGRIPHAWLFSGTEGIGKDAMAIETAKILLCNNQLDNKISCGECRSCKLVSKLQHPNLKFIFALPPGKNEDGRNDGPFLKLNDSEISLIQEQIVLKAKDNYHKISIPKAHQIKISSIREVKKDISFSSSEPGKRIIIISDADKMGDESANAFLKTLEEPSKDTLIILTTSNKDRLLPTIVSRCQEVRFNLLSDEEINNVLIEKYKTNSTEALLYSKLSGGSLTKALELKNGENISTLRNDVVSFLRASLRKSPLALYTEIDRVSNGSDKSRIEKFLILLLIWMRDIYSIKNLNNETKLVNQDQIPEINSFNSNFPKSNIKEIINNIDKSITAIKFNVQPTLVLTNLGLSIEQYCFNK; from the coding sequence ATGAGTTGGGAAAATGTAATTGGTCAAAATAAATCAAAAGCTATAATTAGGTTTGCATTGCTATCTGGAAGGATTCCTCATGCATGGTTGTTTTCTGGAACTGAAGGGATTGGGAAAGATGCAATGGCTATTGAAACAGCTAAAATCCTTTTATGTAATAATCAATTAGATAATAAAATTTCATGTGGAGAATGTAGAAGTTGTAAATTAGTTTCAAAACTTCAACATCCAAATTTAAAATTTATTTTTGCACTACCTCCTGGCAAAAATGAAGATGGGAGAAATGATGGTCCTTTTTTGAAGTTAAATGATTCAGAAATATCTTTAATTCAAGAGCAAATAGTATTAAAAGCTAAAGATAACTATCATAAAATATCAATTCCAAAAGCTCATCAGATAAAAATATCTTCTATTAGAGAGGTTAAAAAAGATATTTCTTTTAGTAGTTCTGAGCCTGGTAAAAGAATAATAATTATAAGTGATGCAGATAAAATGGGTGATGAATCTGCAAATGCTTTTTTAAAAACATTAGAAGAACCATCTAAAGATACTTTGATAATTTTAACAACTTCAAACAAAGATAGATTATTACCTACTATTGTTTCAAGATGTCAAGAAGTAAGATTTAATTTGTTAAGTGATGAAGAAATTAATAATGTACTTATAGAAAAATATAAAACAAATAGTACTGAAGCTTTATTGTATTCAAAACTTTCAGGAGGAAGTTTAACAAAAGCTCTTGAGCTAAAAAATGGAGAAAATATTTCAACTTTAAGAAATGATGTTGTGTCATTTTTAAGAGCATCTTTACGTAAAAGCCCTTTGGCTTTATATACTGAAATTGATAGAGTATCAAATGGATCTGATAAAAGTAGAATTGAGAAATTTTTAATTTTGTTATTAATATGGATGAGGGATATTTATTCTATTAAAAACTTAAATAACGAAACCAAATTAGTTAATCAAGATCAAATTCCCGAAATTAATTCTTTCAATTCAAATTTTCCTAAATCAAACATAAAAGAGATTATAAATAATATAGATAAATCAATAACTGCAATTAAATTCAATGTTCAACCTACACTTGTTCTAACAAATTTAGGTTTAAGTATTGAACAATATTGTTTCAACAAATAA
- the acnA gene encoding aconitate hydratase AcnA — MTNSFNSKSTFNVLGKDYIFYNLNTLSKNGINLSRLPYSLKVLLENLLRCEDNLNVTEKDIMALGNWDSNAIPVKEIAFMPARVLLQDFTGVPCVVDLAAMRDAMKKFGGDASKINPLVAVDLVIDHSVQVDHYASDTAFDLNKILEYSRNRERYAFLRWGQTAFTNFRAVPPDTGIVHQVNLEYLAPVSFINKNTNTVYPDTVVGTDSHTTMINGIGVLGWGVGGIEAEAVMLGQPVSMLIPRVVGFKLTGKLSEGSTSTDLVLTVTEILRKHGVVGKFVEFYGKGLKNLSLADRATIANMAPEYGATCGIFPIDSESIRYMKFTGRTEEQVLVTEAYYKAQGMFHDDNTPEADYSEFIELDLSTVVASIAGPKRPQDRLLLSETKENFYKLINSLDKLSSSDAANIIKESSTQIVNGSTFNIQHGSVVIAAITSCTNTSNPSVLVAAGLVAKKAYEKGLNRKPWVKTSLAPGSQVVTKYLSDSGLDKYLNAIGFNNVGYGCTTCIGNSGPLPIEISKSVNENSLVVASVLSGNRNFEGRVNQDVKANYLMSPPLVVVYAIAGRIDIDLHNDPIGLDENGVNVYLKDIWPTLREVQDVMDKSVRSEMFLETYKDVFKGDELWNSLEIPEGDLYNWNEDSTYVKHPPYFEGMNIESENEIKEISNAYCLAFLGDSVTTDHISPAGAIKPSSPAGVYLTGKGIDIPDFNSYGSRRGNHEVMVRGTFANIRIRNKMLQDVEGGFTNFIPTSEQLPIYDASIKYQENGNSLVVIAGKEYGSGSSRDWAAKGTMLLGVKMVITESYERIHRSNLVGMGILPLQFINGESAESLGLTGYERYSTKGFSTLFIAEFPSNRVIDVIATKSDGSEVFFKATVRIDTPQEVLYFKNGGILPYVLRKLLSN, encoded by the coding sequence ATGACAAACTCATTTAATTCAAAGTCAACTTTCAATGTTTTAGGTAAAGATTATATTTTTTATAATCTCAATACATTATCAAAAAATGGTATCAACCTTTCAAGATTACCATATTCACTAAAAGTTTTGTTAGAAAATTTACTCAGATGTGAAGATAATTTAAATGTAACCGAAAAAGATATAATGGCATTAGGAAATTGGGATTCAAATGCAATTCCAGTTAAAGAAATTGCTTTTATGCCAGCTAGAGTATTGTTACAAGATTTTACTGGCGTTCCTTGCGTTGTTGATTTAGCAGCTATGAGAGATGCTATGAAAAAATTTGGTGGTGATGCTTCTAAAATTAATCCTCTAGTTGCTGTTGATTTAGTAATTGATCATTCAGTTCAAGTTGACCATTATGCAAGTGATACAGCATTTGATTTAAACAAAATTTTAGAATATTCTCGAAATCGTGAGAGGTATGCATTCTTAAGATGGGGACAAACAGCTTTTACAAATTTTAGAGCTGTACCTCCTGATACTGGTATAGTTCATCAAGTAAATTTAGAGTATTTAGCTCCTGTTTCTTTTATTAATAAGAACACAAACACTGTTTATCCTGATACTGTTGTTGGGACAGATTCTCATACAACAATGATTAATGGTATAGGCGTTTTAGGCTGGGGTGTTGGAGGTATTGAAGCTGAAGCAGTTATGCTTGGCCAACCAGTTTCAATGCTAATACCTAGAGTTGTTGGTTTTAAATTAACTGGTAAATTATCAGAAGGTTCAACTTCAACAGATTTAGTTTTAACAGTAACAGAAATATTACGTAAACATGGAGTAGTTGGTAAATTTGTTGAATTCTATGGAAAAGGTCTAAAAAATTTATCATTAGCAGATAGAGCAACAATTGCAAATATGGCTCCAGAGTATGGTGCAACATGTGGAATTTTCCCTATTGATTCTGAATCAATTCGATACATGAAGTTTACTGGTAGAACCGAAGAGCAAGTATTAGTTACTGAAGCATATTATAAAGCACAAGGTATGTTTCATGATGACAATACACCTGAAGCAGATTATAGTGAGTTCATTGAGTTAGATTTATCTACAGTAGTTGCTAGTATTGCAGGACCTAAAAGACCACAAGATAGACTACTTTTATCTGAGACAAAAGAAAATTTTTATAAACTTATCAATTCTTTAGATAAATTATCTAGTTCTGATGCTGCTAATATTATTAAAGAATCTTCAACACAAATTGTAAATGGTTCTACTTTTAATATTCAACATGGCTCGGTTGTTATTGCTGCAATAACTTCTTGTACTAATACTTCAAATCCGTCTGTACTTGTTGCAGCAGGACTCGTTGCAAAAAAAGCATATGAGAAAGGATTGAACAGAAAGCCATGGGTTAAAACTTCATTAGCACCAGGTTCTCAAGTAGTAACAAAGTATCTTTCTGATTCAGGGCTTGATAAATATCTTAACGCAATTGGATTCAATAATGTTGGTTATGGTTGTACAACTTGTATAGGAAATTCAGGACCATTACCAATTGAAATTTCAAAATCTGTAAATGAAAATTCTTTAGTTGTTGCTTCAGTATTATCAGGAAACAGAAACTTTGAAGGAAGAGTTAATCAAGATGTAAAAGCAAATTATTTAATGTCTCCTCCATTAGTTGTTGTTTATGCAATAGCAGGTAGAATTGATATTGATTTACATAATGATCCAATTGGTTTAGATGAAAACGGTGTAAATGTTTATCTAAAAGATATTTGGCCAACTTTACGAGAGGTTCAAGATGTTATGGATAAATCTGTTAGAAGTGAAATGTTTTTAGAAACATATAAAGATGTATTTAAAGGTGATGAACTTTGGAACAGTTTGGAGATACCAGAAGGAGATTTGTATAATTGGAATGAAGATTCTACTTATGTAAAACATCCACCATATTTTGAAGGAATGAATATTGAATCAGAAAATGAAATTAAAGAAATTTCAAATGCATATTGTTTAGCATTTTTAGGTGATAGTGTAACTACAGATCATATATCTCCAGCTGGTGCTATTAAGCCATCTTCTCCTGCTGGTGTATATCTAACTGGTAAAGGAATTGATATTCCCGATTTTAATAGCTATGGTTCCAGACGTGGTAATCATGAAGTAATGGTTAGAGGTACTTTTGCCAATATTAGAATCAGAAATAAAATGCTTCAAGATGTTGAAGGAGGATTTACTAATTTTATTCCAACTAGTGAACAATTACCAATTTATGATGCTTCTATAAAATACCAAGAAAATGGAAATTCACTTGTTGTTATAGCTGGAAAAGAATATGGTTCTGGTTCATCAAGAGATTGGGCTGCTAAAGGAACAATGTTGTTGGGTGTTAAAATGGTGATAACTGAAAGTTATGAAAGAATTCATAGAAGTAATTTAGTAGGAATGGGAATTTTACCATTGCAATTTATAAATGGTGAAAGTGCTGAAAGTCTTGGTCTGACTGGTTATGAGAGATATTCAACAAAAGGTTTTAGTACTTTATTTATTGCAGAATTTCCTAGTAATAGAGTTATTGACGTAATTGCTACAAAGAGTGATGGTAGTGAAGTATTTTTTAAAGCAACTGTAAGAATTGATACTCCACAAGAAGTTTTGTATTTTAAAAACGGTGGAATATTGCCATATGTTCTTAGAAAACTTCTATCAAATTAA
- a CDS encoding 30S ribosomal protein S18 encodes MAKQEYSSLRPGLSNDDSKSGHKKNPLLGVTYVDYTNTKLLEKFITETGKILPARVTGVTAKQQRAVVKSIKYARHLALLPFVGRDDK; translated from the coding sequence ATGGCAAAACAAGAATACTCTTCTTTGCGTCCAGGGCTTTCAAATGATGATTCAAAATCAGGGCACAAAAAGAATCCTTTATTAGGTGTAACTTATGTTGATTATACTAACACAAAGTTGCTTGAAAAATTTATAACGGAAACTGGAAAAATACTTCCAGCTAGAGTTACTGGTGTAACTGCAAAACAACAACGTGCCGTAGTTAAATCAATTAAATATGCTCGTCATTTAGCTTTACTTCCATTTGTTGGACGTGATGATAAATAA
- a CDS encoding EVE domain-containing protein — translation MSISKKYWLFKSEPNSYSIDDFKNDIVTAWEGVRNYQARNFLRDSMNIGDEVLFYHSNSEPNSIVGLAKVCSNPYPDKSAFDIKDKHYDAKSKIENPTWILLDIKFIKKFSNPISLQDLKNKPELDGMVLLQKGSRLSIQPVSKVHFEFIKKLSK, via the coding sequence ATGTCAATTTCAAAAAAATATTGGTTATTTAAAAGTGAACCAAATTCATATTCAATTGATGATTTTAAGAATGACATAGTAACTGCATGGGAAGGTGTAAGGAATTATCAAGCAAGAAATTTCTTACGTGACAGTATGAATATTGGTGATGAAGTTTTATTTTATCATTCTAATTCTGAACCTAATTCAATTGTTGGATTAGCAAAAGTTTGTAGTAACCCTTATCCAGATAAATCAGCATTCGATATTAAAGATAAACATTATGATGCAAAATCAAAAATTGAAAACCCAACTTGGATTTTATTAGATATCAAATTCATCAAAAAATTTTCAAACCCAATTTCTCTTCAAGATTTAAAGAATAAACCAGAACTTGATGGAATGGTCTTATTACAAAAGGGTTCTAGGTTGTCAATCCAACCAGTCTCAAAAGTTCATTTTGAATTTATAAAAAAATTATCAAAATGA
- the paaB gene encoding 1,2-phenylacetyl-CoA epoxidase subunit B: protein MNKDWPIWEVFIRSKQGLSHKHVGSLHAADKEMAIENARDVYTRRNEGISIWVVESKYIHATNPDDSELLFDPSDDKVYRHPTFYKLPDELEYM, encoded by the coding sequence ATGAATAAAGATTGGCCAATTTGGGAAGTATTTATTAGAAGTAAACAAGGTTTAAGTCACAAGCATGTAGGATCACTTCATGCTGCTGACAAGGAAATGGCTATTGAAAATGCTAGAGATGTTTATACAAGGCGTAATGAAGGAATCTCAATTTGGGTTGTTGAATCAAAATATATTCATGCAACAAACCCAGATGATTCAGAACTCCTTTTTGATCCATCTGATGACAAAGTATATCGTCATCCAACATTTTACAAATTACCAGATGAATTAGAGTATATGTAA
- the paaC gene encoding phenylacetate-CoA oxygenase subunit PaaC → MQKGNLLKYSLHLADNSLILGHRLSEWAGHGPILEQDIAMSNIGLDLIGQARNFYQYCSLIDDKNQSEDYYAYLRQENQYSNLLLLEHPNLDFGYTVARQFLYSNFAFLYFAELKKSTDLQLSAIAEKSLKEIAYHVRWANEWIIRLGDGTEESHNRIQQSINDLWKFTGEFFTPTEFEIFASESNFGVDVLKLKHRWKSSIENVFNEATLTTPNDEWMLIGGKNGVHTESMGYLLSELQYLQRLLPNSNW, encoded by the coding sequence ATACAAAAAGGTAATTTATTAAAATACTCTCTTCATCTTGCAGATAATTCTTTGATTCTCGGTCATCGATTGTCGGAATGGGCTGGGCATGGTCCTATTTTAGAACAAGATATTGCAATGTCAAACATAGGGTTAGATCTTATTGGTCAAGCTAGGAATTTTTATCAATATTGTTCTCTTATTGATGATAAAAATCAGTCTGAAGATTACTATGCTTATTTAAGACAAGAAAATCAGTATTCAAATCTATTATTACTTGAACATCCTAATTTAGATTTTGGTTATACAGTTGCCAGACAATTCTTGTATAGCAATTTTGCTTTTTTATACTTTGCTGAATTAAAAAAAAGTACAGATTTGCAACTTTCTGCTATTGCAGAAAAATCTTTAAAAGAAATAGCTTATCATGTTAGATGGGCTAATGAATGGATTATTAGGCTAGGAGATGGAACAGAAGAAAGTCATAATAGAATCCAACAAAGTATAAATGATTTGTGGAAATTCACTGGTGAATTTTTTACTCCTACTGAATTTGAAATTTTTGCTTCAGAATCTAATTTTGGAGTTGACGTTTTAAAATTAAAACATAGATGGAAATCCTCAATTGAGAATGTATTTAATGAAGCTACTTTAACTACTCCAAACGATGAATGGATGCTTATTGGTGGGAAAAATGGAGTTCATACTGAATCTATGGGGTATTTACTTTCTGAACTGCAATATTTACAAAGATTACTTCCAAATTCTAATTGGTAA
- the rpmE gene encoding 50S ribosomal protein L31, with amino-acid sequence MKEGIHPNYVVSQVTCVCGNKFITHSTVGDIKVEICSECHPFFTGKQKIVDAAGRVDKFNQRFIKTKSIKEAKTIKETTN; translated from the coding sequence ATGAAAGAGGGCATACATCCAAATTATGTAGTATCACAAGTGACTTGTGTTTGTGGAAACAAATTCATAACTCATTCAACTGTTGGAGATATTAAAGTTGAAATTTGTTCAGAATGCCATCCATTTTTCACTGGTAAACAAAAAATTGTAGATGCTGCAGGAAGGGTAGATAAATTTAATCAACGCTTCATCAAAACAAAAAGTATTAAGGAAGCTAAAACAATTAAAGAAACAACAAACTAA
- a CDS encoding TerC/Alx family metal homeostasis membrane protein has translation MGITWWVGFNILILILLFLDLKVFNKKNHIVKPKEAGFWALFWFLLAMIFNAFIYLEFGKQSATEFLTGYILEQSLSVDNLFVFVVIFEFFNVEPKFQHRVLFWGILGAIIMRTLMILLGTALIVKFSWVEYLFGGFLVFTAINMLIEKDPNHAIDKNPLVKILHKFFNVTEDFHEEKFFVKINNKLFVTPLFVVLILIETSDLLFAVDSIPAVIGITKNSFIVYTSNIFAILGLRNLYFLLSSFIEKFHLLKYGLSIILGFIGIKMLLPFFDIHISNIVSLIIIAIALGLSVIASFLFPKKFV, from the coding sequence TTGGGAATTACTTGGTGGGTTGGTTTTAATATCCTTATACTGATTTTATTATTTTTAGATTTAAAAGTATTTAATAAAAAAAATCATATTGTAAAACCGAAAGAAGCTGGATTTTGGGCTTTGTTTTGGTTTTTATTAGCAATGATTTTTAATGCTTTTATTTATTTAGAATTTGGTAAACAATCTGCAACTGAATTTTTAACTGGTTATATTTTAGAACAGTCGCTTTCAGTAGATAATTTGTTTGTATTTGTAGTTATTTTTGAGTTTTTCAATGTTGAACCTAAGTTTCAACATAGAGTATTATTCTGGGGTATTTTAGGAGCAATTATAATGCGTACACTAATGATATTATTAGGTACTGCTTTGATTGTAAAATTTTCTTGGGTTGAGTATTTGTTTGGTGGGTTCTTAGTTTTTACAGCTATTAATATGTTAATTGAAAAAGACCCTAATCATGCAATTGATAAAAATCCATTAGTAAAAATTTTACACAAATTTTTCAATGTAACTGAAGATTTTCATGAAGAAAAATTTTTTGTAAAAATTAATAATAAATTATTTGTTACTCCTTTATTTGTTGTTTTAATTCTCATTGAAACATCTGATTTATTGTTTGCAGTTGATTCAATTCCAGCTGTAATTGGGATAACAAAAAATTCATTCATAGTTTATACTTCAAATATTTTTGCAATTTTAGGATTGAGAAACTTGTATTTTTTACTCTCAAGTTTTATTGAAAAATTTCATCTACTCAAGTATGGTTTGTCAATTATACTTGGATTTATTGGTATTAAAATGTTACTGCCATTTTTTGATATTCATATAAGTAATATTGTTTCATTAATTATTATTGCTATTGCATTAGGACTCTCAGTAATAGCTTCTTTTTTGTTCCCAAAAAAATTTGTTTAA
- the paaJ gene encoding phenylacetate-CoA oxygenase subunit PaaJ, protein MDKFNKEYILNVLTKVKDPEIPVLSIIDLGIVRDVNLSNNLVHIIITPTYSGCPAMKVIEDDILSALKKDFTNAKVSIQLSPAWTTDWMTLNGKENLKKFGIAPPKNSGFYQIDLSNKIEDLIECPLCGSNKTELISQFSSTSCKSMYKCLECKEPFDYFKNF, encoded by the coding sequence TTGGACAAATTTAATAAAGAATATATTTTAAACGTATTAACAAAAGTTAAAGATCCTGAAATTCCTGTACTCTCTATAATTGATTTAGGAATAGTTAGAGATGTTAATTTAAGCAATAATTTAGTTCATATAATTATTACACCAACTTATTCTGGATGCCCAGCAATGAAAGTAATTGAGGATGATATATTATCTGCATTAAAAAAAGATTTTACTAATGCTAAGGTTTCAATCCAACTTTCACCTGCATGGACTACAGATTGGATGACCTTAAATGGAAAAGAAAATTTAAAAAAATTTGGAATTGCACCACCAAAAAATAGTGGTTTTTATCAAATTGATTTATCAAATAAAATTGAAGATTTGATAGAATGCCCATTATGTGGTTCAAATAAAACAGAGTTAATAAGTCAGTTTAGCTCAACATCTTGTAAATCAATGTATAAGTGTTTAGAATGTAAAGAACCTTTCGATTATTTTAAAAATTTTTAA